A single Nocardioides bizhenqiangii DNA region contains:
- a CDS encoding lactate utilization protein B — protein sequence MTHTFVGMPPFPVAAREALADTQLRHNLGHATATIRGKRDQVVAEVENWEELRLAGAAVKDRALRGLDQHLVQLEESLTDRGATVHWARDAVEANRIVVDVARRHRVDEVVKVKSMVTQEIGLNEALQAEGIAAWETDLAELIVQLGGDLPSHILVPAIHRNRAEIREIFRSKMGGVGRAAPSELSDDPAALAAAARAHLREKFLRARMAVSGANFAVAETGTLVVVESEGNGRMCLTLPDVLVSVVGIEKVVPTWAELDPLLRLLPRSSTGERMNPYTSTWSGVIPGDGPQEVHVVLLDNGRTRALADEVGRQALRCIRCSACLNVCPVYERVGGHAYGSVYPGPIGAILNPLLKGTGDPQTDSLPYASSLCGACFEACPVRIDIPEVLVHLRSKVVDGHRDDRIPKPEAVAMRSASWTFAGGRRLGRAERLTRLGIGVGRRFGAARWTATRDLPTPPKESFRAWWKRTDGRLDR from the coding sequence ATGACGCACACCTTCGTCGGGATGCCACCGTTCCCCGTCGCGGCGCGGGAAGCGCTCGCCGACACTCAGCTTCGGCACAACCTGGGCCACGCGACCGCGACCATCCGCGGGAAGCGCGACCAGGTCGTCGCGGAGGTGGAGAACTGGGAGGAGCTGCGGCTGGCCGGCGCGGCCGTGAAGGACCGCGCGCTGCGCGGCCTCGACCAGCACCTGGTGCAGCTGGAGGAATCGCTGACCGACCGTGGGGCGACCGTGCACTGGGCACGGGACGCGGTGGAGGCCAATCGGATCGTCGTCGACGTCGCGCGGCGTCACAGGGTCGACGAGGTCGTCAAGGTCAAGTCGATGGTGACCCAGGAGATCGGGCTCAACGAGGCCCTCCAGGCTGAGGGCATCGCGGCGTGGGAGACCGACCTCGCCGAGCTGATCGTGCAGCTCGGAGGAGACCTGCCCAGCCACATCCTGGTGCCGGCGATCCACCGCAACCGCGCCGAGATCCGGGAGATCTTCCGCAGCAAGATGGGCGGGGTCGGACGTGCCGCACCGTCGGAGCTGAGTGACGACCCGGCAGCGCTCGCCGCAGCGGCACGCGCGCACCTGCGGGAGAAGTTCCTCCGCGCCCGGATGGCGGTCTCGGGGGCGAACTTCGCCGTCGCCGAGACGGGGACCCTGGTCGTCGTCGAGTCCGAGGGCAACGGCCGGATGTGCCTCACCCTGCCGGACGTCCTCGTCAGCGTGGTCGGCATCGAGAAGGTCGTGCCGACGTGGGCCGAGCTCGACCCGCTCCTGCGGCTGTTGCCGCGGTCGTCCACGGGTGAGCGGATGAACCCCTACACCTCTACGTGGAGCGGAGTCATCCCCGGCGACGGCCCGCAGGAGGTGCACGTCGTGCTTCTCGACAACGGTCGCACGCGGGCGCTCGCCGACGAGGTCGGCCGGCAGGCCCTGCGCTGCATCCGGTGCTCGGCGTGCCTCAACGTCTGCCCGGTCTACGAGCGGGTCGGCGGCCACGCCTACGGGTCGGTCTACCCCGGCCCGATCGGCGCCATCCTCAACCCGCTGCTGAAGGGCACCGGCGACCCGCAGACGGACTCGCTGCCCTACGCGTCGTCCCTCTGCGGCGCCTGTTTCGAGGCGTGCCCGGTGCGGATCGACATTCCCGAGGTGCTGGTGCACCTGCGGTCGAAGGTCGTCGACGGGCACCGCGACGACCGGATCCCCAAGCCCGAGGCGGTCGCGATGAGGTCGGCCTCCTGGACGTTCGCCGGCGGTCGCCGACTGGGGCGGGCCGAGCGGCTCACCCGCCTGGGCATCGGGGTCGGGCGCCGGTTCGGCGCCGCCAGGTGGACCGCGACCCGTGACCTGCCGACGCCGCCGAAGGAGTCCTTCCGCGCGTGGTGGAAGCGGACCGACGGGAGGCTCGACCGATGA
- a CDS encoding response regulator transcription factor — translation MIDQRRRRGCDQPGWRPGDLDIEILRLLSRGHTTDAIARRVGVSERTVRRRLRAIADEIGVESSIEAVVHAVRVGLI, via the coding sequence GTGATCGACCAGCGGCGCAGGAGAGGGTGCGACCAGCCCGGGTGGCGGCCGGGCGACCTCGACATCGAGATCCTGCGGCTGCTGTCGCGCGGCCACACCACCGACGCGATCGCGCGCCGGGTGGGCGTCTCGGAGCGCACGGTACGACGTCGGCTGCGCGCCATCGCGGACGAGATCGGAGTGGAGTCCTCGATCGAGGCGGTCGTGCACGCCGTGCGCGTCGGCCTGATCTGA
- a CDS encoding LutC/YkgG family protein, which yields MSARDEILRRVRSALTDVEPDPDPVAAPRGAAPADLVSHFAERVADYRATVVRCTADEVGAAVAAALPAGARVVVPPGLPEVVAARLSDVRVDDGLSAAELDQVDAVITGCRVAVAETGTIVLDHAPGQGRRALTLVPDRHVCVVRADQVVADVPDAVAALDPGRPLTWISGPSATSDIELDRVEGVHGPRVLHVIVVGEIEQQ from the coding sequence ATGAGCGCCCGCGACGAGATCCTGCGCAGGGTGCGGTCCGCGTTGACCGATGTCGAGCCCGATCCGGATCCGGTGGCCGCGCCGCGAGGTGCCGCGCCGGCCGACCTGGTCTCGCACTTCGCCGAGCGGGTGGCGGACTACCGGGCGACGGTCGTGCGCTGCACCGCCGACGAGGTCGGGGCAGCGGTGGCTGCCGCGCTCCCGGCAGGTGCGCGCGTCGTCGTACCCCCGGGGCTGCCGGAGGTGGTCGCCGCCCGGCTCAGCGACGTCCGGGTCGACGACGGGCTCTCGGCGGCTGAGCTCGACCAGGTGGACGCCGTGATCACCGGCTGCCGCGTCGCCGTCGCCGAGACCGGGACCATCGTCCTCGACCACGCGCCGGGCCAGGGCCGGCGCGCGCTGACCCTGGTGCCGGACCGCCACGTGTGCGTGGTCCGAGCCGACCAGGTCGTCGCGGACGTGCCGGACGCCGTCGCCGCCCTCGACCCCGGCCGGCCACTCACCTGGATCAGCGGCCCGAGCGCGACCAGCGACATCGAGCTCGACCGGGTGGAGGGGGTACACGGACCTCGGGTGCTGCACGTGATCGTCGTCGGGGAGATCGAGCAACAGTGA